A stretch of Bradyrhizobium sp. AZCC 2262 DNA encodes these proteins:
- the rlmB gene encoding 23S rRNA (guanosine(2251)-2'-O)-methyltransferase RlmB, giving the protein MSDRDRKPPFRRGGGKPFEKGRKFARPPGHRDRDSSPDGPVILYGWHTVSAALANPERQIRKLFLTENAARRLADENIDTRVPPEIVRPNAIDQRLGPDAVHQGLLAEAEPLPSPDIDTLAQEGIVLVLDQITDPHNVGAIMRSAAAFAVKAIVTTARHSPEATGVLAKSASGALELVPLVTVQNLARALTALNDRGFMTVGLDSEGTEDLGAVTLQQPLALVLGAEGKGLRQLTRETCSVVARLDMPGEIKSLNVSNAAVLALYIGATRLGLMK; this is encoded by the coding sequence ATGAGCGATCGCGACCGAAAACCGCCGTTCCGCCGTGGCGGCGGCAAACCCTTCGAAAAAGGGCGGAAATTCGCCCGTCCGCCTGGTCACCGGGACCGGGATTCGAGCCCCGACGGACCGGTGATTCTTTATGGCTGGCACACCGTTTCGGCGGCGCTGGCCAACCCGGAACGGCAGATCCGCAAGCTGTTCCTGACCGAAAACGCCGCCCGGCGGCTGGCGGACGAGAATATCGACACCCGCGTTCCCCCCGAAATCGTCCGGCCGAACGCGATCGACCAGCGGCTCGGGCCCGACGCCGTGCACCAGGGGCTGTTGGCGGAAGCCGAGCCCCTGCCCTCGCCTGACATCGATACGCTGGCTCAGGAAGGCATCGTGCTGGTGCTCGACCAGATCACCGATCCGCACAATGTCGGCGCGATCATGCGTTCGGCGGCCGCGTTTGCGGTGAAAGCGATCGTCACCACCGCCCGGCACAGCCCGGAGGCCACCGGCGTGCTGGCGAAATCTGCGTCCGGCGCGCTGGAACTGGTGCCGCTGGTCACCGTGCAAAACCTCGCCCGCGCGCTCACCGCGTTGAACGACCGCGGCTTCATGACGGTCGGGCTGGACAGTGAGGGGACCGAAGACCTCGGCGCGGTCACGCTGCAGCAGCCGCTGGCGTTGGTGCTGGGTGCCGAAGGCAAGGGCCTGCGGCAATTGACGCGCGAGACCTGCAGCGTGGTGGCGCGGCTCGACATGCCCGGCGAGATCAAGAGCCTGAACGTCTCGAACGCCGCGGTGCTCGCGCTCTACATAGGCGCCACCCGGCTCGGACTCATGAAATAA
- a CDS encoding ABC transporter substrate-binding protein yields the protein MQTRVRTLIAIVLALASLSAISERVRDPGVTDTEIRIGNVMPYSGSLEVFGAIGKAEAAYFEMINERGGINGRKVRFISYDDKSDPSTALNLTRGLIEKDDVLLMFGSFGTPGNFAVRAYLNERQIPQLFVASGDDHLSDPSMFPWTMGWQPSIREEGRIYANYIQASYPGKKIVALWQNDYFGRELFKGLEDGLGNIARMIRVDIAYDIADEHLDTHVSVLKRSGADVFVFAGMPANAAKVVRIAADLNWHPVFILNHMASSIATAPKPAGPEDALGAITAAFLKDPNDPAWKDEQASRDWQAFIEKYNRAGGKDDSAAVFGYAAAETLAQVLKQCGSDLSRENVMKQAAALQDYQGSMLLPGIKISTGPWNFRPIKHLRLIQFDGRTWQPIGDVLETAFSNAQK from the coding sequence ATGCAAACCAGAGTCCGAACGCTGATTGCGATTGTCTTGGCGCTTGCGTCATTAAGCGCGATCTCCGAGCGCGTGCGCGACCCCGGCGTGACCGACACTGAAATTCGCATCGGGAACGTTATGCCCTATAGCGGCAGTTTGGAGGTCTTCGGAGCGATTGGAAAAGCCGAAGCGGCGTATTTCGAGATGATCAACGAGCGCGGCGGGATCAACGGCCGCAAGGTGCGCTTCATCTCATATGATGACAAATCCGATCCGTCGACCGCGCTGAACCTTACACGCGGCCTTATCGAGAAAGACGACGTCCTCTTGATGTTCGGTTCGTTCGGAACGCCGGGAAACTTTGCCGTTCGCGCATACCTGAATGAAAGGCAAATTCCTCAACTCTTTGTCGCCTCAGGAGACGACCATCTGAGCGATCCATCGATGTTCCCGTGGACGATGGGCTGGCAGCCCTCCATTCGGGAAGAGGGGCGCATCTACGCCAACTACATCCAGGCGTCCTACCCCGGAAAAAAGATCGTAGCTCTTTGGCAGAACGATTATTTCGGTCGAGAACTGTTCAAGGGGTTGGAAGACGGGCTCGGTAACATCGCCCGGATGATCAGGGTCGACATCGCCTACGATATCGCAGATGAGCATCTGGACACGCACGTATCGGTCTTGAAGCGGTCGGGAGCGGACGTTTTTGTATTTGCAGGGATGCCTGCAAACGCAGCGAAAGTCGTCCGAATAGCGGCGGATCTCAATTGGCATCCTGTGTTCATACTGAACCATATGGCTTCATCGATTGCGACGGCGCCAAAGCCTGCCGGGCCGGAAGACGCCTTGGGCGCAATTACAGCTGCCTTCTTGAAAGATCCAAATGATCCGGCCTGGAAGGACGAACAAGCCTCCAGGGACTGGCAGGCATTCATCGAAAAATATAACCGGGCCGGCGGCAAGGACGACAGTGCCGCCGTGTTCGGCTACGCCGCCGCCGAGACATTGGCCCAGGTGCTCAAACAGTGCGGCAGCGACCTGTCTCGCGAGAACGTCATGAAGCAGGCAGCGGCCCTCCAGGACTACCAGGGCTCCATGTTGCTGCCTGGAATCAAAATCAGCACCGGCCCCTGGAACTTCCGGCCGATCAAACACCTGCGGCTGATTCAATTCGACGGCCGCACCTGGCAGCCGATCGGCGACGTGCTCGAAACGGCTTTCTCCAACGCGCAGAAGTAG